CGGAAGATGTCGCCAATGGTCAACAGGTGGGGGTAACCGGAACGCCTTCGGTGTTTATGAACGGAAAGCGGATTGAAAACCGGCAGATCGGAAACCTTCCCGCGCTGATCCAGCAGGAACTGGAGAAAAAGGCAAAACCATGAAAAAGAAAATCGTCTGGCTGACGATGGCGGCAATGGCGGCGGCTGTTGTCGCCTGCACTCACAAACCGTACCACCCCGAAAAAAGCGACCGGGAATGGGCCATCGACCATGAAGCCTGCGAAAAATGGGTCCGGGAAGGCATTCGCGACGAACCCGATACCTACGACCAATATGACGAGATGCGCTTGATCCGGCAGTGTATGAAGGAAAAGGGCTGGCAGTGGGAGCGCACCGAATGGTGGCATCTTGAGAACAAGACCCCTGAAGATCAATGAGCCCTTCGCATACGAAAGCAAACACCGGCCGTTTGGCGGTCGCGGCCAGCGGATCGGTCAGGCTGCCTTGCCCGAGTTCTCCGGCGGTTTGAGCAGCCTGTCCGTGATTTTCAGATAATCCGGCCAACACTGGAGATAAAACGAAAGCCCCTTGGAAAAATCCATTCCCATCACCCCATCGATGAACATCTGACTGATTTCCCGTTCTTTTTTCAAAACGGCCTGGCAGTCCGCCAGAATCCGCTTTTCTTCGTCCGAAAGCGTCTGGGTCAGGTATTTGAGGGCCGTGCGGGCCCGGGGCTGGTACATCCAGAAATAGAGCAGATCCAATGACCCGATGATAATGAGTTTTTCCAGATCCTTGGCGTCGCCATGGACCTCCGTGCGGTTGTTGCCCATGGCCTCCAGGGTTTCCCCGACGTTCAGTTCGGGCAGCAGGGCTTCCAACTGGCTGTAGATATGAAACAGCTGGTTCAGGGTGTGGGCATAATCCTGGAAGCGGGTTTTGATGTTGACGAACCGGTCGGCCGTTCCTTCGATGACGCCGGCAACGGTGTCCGATGCCCCTTTGGATATGACGGCCGCCCATTTTTGCAGGTGAGCGTCAACGGCCACGACGCCGAGCATCCCCAGCAGGGTGCCGATGAGTGCATTGAACGCCACGGCAATGGGGATGGAAAGGATGCTGCGGAAGAAGTTGCCGTAAACGGCCCCTTTGGGCAATCCCCGGATCAGATTGTGGCTGGAGAGATAGCAACCGTTGGCAATGGCCATTATCGTGTACAGGGTAATGGGGTGGGTTGCCGTGGTGATGCCCATGAAGCGGTCCAAAAGGAGCGTTTTGACCAGATAGTCCAGCAGGGGAACCGAAAACCCGGTGTACAGCAGCGAGTCGGATATCCGGATCCAGTTGACATAATCCTTCCAGTTTAAAAGCGGCGTGCGACGGAATCCGCCGCCGCCCAGCACCGACTGGACAATATTTCTCAACCCCGTGATGCCGAACCAGATGAAAGCTCCCAGGTACGCCAGCACCCACCAGGAGTTGGTCAGGTAGAAAGAGAGAAAAGCGGGAATGAAGCCCATGAGAATCTTCAACCCGTTGACGAGCTTGCTGTTCAGGTATATGGGCGAAACCCGCGTCCGCTCGACGGTCGGAGGGCTTTCCAGACGCAGGCAGTTTTCGGAGCGGTCGGAGATGCCGCCCAGGGTGACGATGTTGCCTTCAGGATCCATACGGATCAGGTGGGTCTGGACAAGCCAGTCCACCTGACGGGTTTTCCCCAGTCGCCCCAGTACCGGCAGGTGGTGGGCCAGCCGCTGGTAAATGCCCCGGGAACCGATGGGGCTGGTGTAAGGGACATGGGTGATGCGCTTGTAGACCGGTATCCTGAATGGGATGATGCTGCGTATGGCCCTCGGGGGAAAGTCCGGGGACGGGTCCATGGGGCAGGACGCCTCCTGGGGCATCGCATGGCGGCGGCGATTGCACCGCTGACGGGCATCGGGAGGGAGGGTGTCCATGATAGCCAGCCCCATGCCGTACATGAGGCTGGAGTGGCCGGTGGAGTCGCTGCCGATGCGGGGTTCGAGATGCATGGAGCCGTACATGGCCGAGAAGACGGAGATGTCGTGGAGGATGATCCCCAACTTCTCGATGCGTTCCGATTTTCCCGGAAAGGGTTCGCTCGTGGCCAGCCTGCTGATGATGCCGCGGATCAGCCGTTTCAAGTTGATGGTGTTATTTTCGTTAAGGGCCAGCTGCAGTTCGCTGATTTCGCCGATATGGGCCGTTTTTCCGGCGGTATAGTCCTTGAGGTTGAATATTTCCAGCCGGTTGACCAGGCCTTCGCAGTCATAGAGAATTTCCACTACATCTTCGGGCAGAAGATCGGTCAGGTTCAGGGTGATCCGGTATCCGGCCTGCAAATGGGTGACCCTGTCCAACAGCTGCCTGGGGGTCAGAGAGAGCAGTTCGGGGGCATCCGGGTCCTCGAACACCCGGTTGGGGTCGCGGATCTCCGGGTTGACCGACGGTTTTAAAAAGCGCTGCACGATGGTTTCCGAATCCAGCTCGTTCATCCGCTGCACCCTTACATCGATTTCTTCGCGCGTTTTCTCGTCGGCACGTTGATAGGCCTTTCGCAGGTCATCCATTTTTTCCCACATCAGCGACAGCAGCCGGGTGTGGATGTATTTGGCCAGGTGCAGGATGGACGGCTGGCCCGGCCGCACGAACCGCAAAAAATCGGCGGCTTCCAGGGGGGGCAGGTCAACATCCAGTTCGGCGTTGATGTCTGTTCGATGCCTTCGGTTGAAGGAGTCCAGCATCTTCAGAATGTATCGCTGGCGGTAGCTCATGACGGCCCGACCCTGGTCCATCAGCCGCCTGACCGGCTCTTCCGCCAGAAAGCAGAGAAAGGACTGCGGGTCGGAAAAGCCGCGCGGAACCCAGATGAGTTGGATATACCGCCCCCGGAAGCGGGCCGAGAACTCGATGCCGATGCGGACGTCGACCCCCATGATCTGGGCCGCCTCGAGCAGTTCAGCGGCCGACGGGGAGTCGATGTAGTTGTAGTAGATGACCCGCAGGCGGCGGATGCCCTTGATCCAGGCGTCCATGACCAGATGGGAAATCGATTTGCGCCCCTTGGTGTTGATGTCGTGGACATGATCGTCGAAGGCGAGTTGATTCCACTCCTCCGGCATTTCGAGGAGATGGTATCGGTGCAGCATTTTTCTGATGACGCTGGGTTTGCCGCTGGCCACCCGCCGGAAATCGTGGGCCAGTTTCAGCTGTTCGGTTTCGTTGCCGCGGTTGCGTACCAGGTCCTTCATGATGGACAACAGCACCCGGGCCGCATTTTTAGGCATGCTGCCGGCGGAAGCGTGCAGGACCTCGTCGCGCAGGCTGCGCAAGGCGTTGAGGCGATCCTCCAGGTCCCCGGCTTCCAGCGATTCGAGAAGGTGGACGACGGAGTAGGCGATGCGCAGTCCCCTCGATTCGGACAGTTCCTTGATGCCGTGGGGGTGAAACCAGGGATACAACCCTTTGCGTCCCACGGTTTGCGGAGTGGATTGGGATCGAACGGTATTAACGATTTTCAGAAGGTCGCGGTCGCGTTTATCGAAAAACAGGCTCAATGGTCCTCCCTGATTCGTCCCGAAAGGGCGTATGCGTTGACGATGGTCGGTGGTCGTCAGGTTTTCGGGGGGAATTGGTCAAGGATCTTTTCAACCAACTGGTTGATGTCCCGGCTGGCTTTGGTCGGGTCGTCGTATTCTTTGAATCGCTGGGTCCCGGTGCCCCGCCAGAGCAAGGCCTTCGATTCGGGGTCCAGAAAATCGATGATCAGCGAAGCGTCCTCGGTTTCGCGCAGGTTGTTGCCGGTGCCGATGGCGACCCCGCCGTGGCGGCCGTAACTGCCGATGCCGAATCCGATGCCGCCGGCGGATTCGAGCTTTTTGTTTAGCACATCCCGATAGCGAACCAAAAAGGCCGATTCTTCGCCTTCCGATGCGGCAAAGCCCTTTTCCTTCAGCACCCGTTCCACCGCGCTGCGGATGCGGCTGTCCCGCAGCGGATTATCCAGGCGCGGATCGCCGGTGCTTTCCTGAACCTTGGCTTCCCATCGAAAGCTTTGCAGCGAGCCGAAACCCGTCGCCGGGTCATAGTCCTGGCTGACTTGAATGCCCGAGCATCCTGCAATCAGTACCACTGCCAGCGTGATGATCCACGTGTATTTCATATCGGCATTCTCCAAATCCGGATTGACATGGATCGGCGGCCAAGCGGCTCGCCATCCGAAGCTGTTACGCCATAGCTATCTCTCATTATTAGCATATTGGCCCGGTAAGTCAAAGCAAGACCGAAAAGCGATTTTTTATGGGGTGGTTGTCAGCGGTAGGTTTCGCGGAGGTAGATGTGGTGTTGGCTGCCTTTGTAGATGCCGAAGGTCGCCCGAGCCGACGGCCCTTCCTGGGTGCCGTCCCCGTCCCAGTCGTATTGCAGCCAGGGAAAAGAGGAGAGGTCGACCTGTACCTGGATATAGCCTTCCGAGCCGGGCGCGCTGAACACCAGGCCACCATCCCCGGCGGCAAACGGGTCGGACAGGCTGGCGCTGCTGCTCCCGGTGCCCACCGTGATGGGATTGTCGGCGGTTACCGTACCGCTGCCGTTGCTCAGGCTGATCAGGTTTAGCGCCACGGAAGTGCAGTCGTCCAGGGTGTTGGTGACGAACGCCGTACCGTCGTAGTACTCGGCCCGGAAGGGCATGGCCAGGGGTACGCGCTCTGATCCGTAAGCGTTTTGAAGGGTCAACCGGCCCCAGAACATCTGTTTGCCGTCCCCGGAAAAGGCGATGCCGTTGCCGGCGCTGGCGTCGCCGAAGGTCACGGGGTTGGCCGTTGCCGCGATGCCGTCGGCGTCCAGTACATTGATGGACAGGCTGATCTCGGCATCGAAGGGCGCGTCGGGCGTATCGTTGCGCACGAAAGAAATCCCGCCGCCGTCGCTGAAGGTCAGCAGTCCGGTGCCGCCGCCCAGATCCGAGATGCTCGGGTCGCCGGCGGGAAGGCTGGACAGGTCGAGCGTGCCGGTTTCGGCGGTGTAGGTTTTATCGGTCAGCGTGGCATCGGCAATCTTCCACCAGTCTCCGGTATAATTTTCCGTAACATCGCCGTCTTTATTGAGTGCGGTGACGGTAATCGTCGGATAGACGGTGTACGTGAAAGACTGACCGATATAGGTAAAACCGCCCGTGGTGCAGGCCGGGGCGAATTCGGGGCTGTTGAGTGCCGCTGAAAAGCTGTACGGCGTGAAGCGGCCGACCACGGCGGTGCCGGAGATGTCGATGCCGGTGCCCAGGTAGTCGGTGACCTCGGCCTGAAGGGTTACGGTGCCTACCTCGCTGTAGGCGGCGGTGCCGGTGGCCGTGCCGCTGCTGTAATCGGATTGCGCCAGCGGGCCGCCGCTGAACACGCCGGGGGCGGGGTCGGCCCCGGCAACGGTGAAGTTCGTCGTCGCCGCGAAATTGGGGGTTACGCTGCCATCGGCGCACACCCCGCTCACGGCAACGAAGAAATCCTCTCCCGCCGGCCAGTGGGGATCGCCTTCATTCGTGGTATTGTCCAATGCGGTCGTGCCGTCCGTGGTGGCGGTGACCACCAAATGATCGGGCACCGCAACGAAGCTGTCGCTGCCGACCAGGGTCAGGCCGGCCTCATCCCCGGTGCCGGTAAAGCGCGCCGACAGCCCCACCCGCCCGGCATCGTCATAGCTTACGGCAATCAGGCTTTCGGCCTGGGAGTCAAAGGACAGTGTAACGGCGGTGCCCGGACTTGCCCCGGCCACCGCACTGCCATTGACGGAAACGGTGCGCGTCCCCGTTGACGGCTCCTGGTAGCTGGACCAGAAATAGACGCTGCGGGTGGTGTCGGCAAAGCTGTCGTCGCCGATGCAGTGCTCGGCCGTCGCGTCGGCCCGCACCGCGGCAATGCTGATATTTTCCTCCTGGCTGCACGATGTCATATCCGGCACGTCGAAGATGAAACCCGCCTCGTAAAACGTCAGGTCGCAGGAGGATCCGCCCGAGCCGTCGATGCATTGAACCGCGTTGTCCGCGGCCGGGTCCTGGCTGCTCACCGACAGGGTCACCGTTTCCGGGGTGGTATGGCGCAGCCGGAAGGACCCGCTGCCTGCACTCAACGTCTGGCTGTCTCCGCCCACCCAGCCTGTCGGCGACAGGTCGATGGTGATATCGTCGGCATACAGTTCGGTGCAATCGGCATCGACGCAGGCACGCACGGTGACCGTTTCGGGCACGCAGGTCAGGGCCGTGCTGTCATGAACGATTTCGTAGTGATCGATGGCCGCGTCGCAGAGAATCTCCGCGCGTGTCGTTCCGTCCAGGTTGAGGCCCGCCGACTGTAACTGGTAGATGCTCTGGATCTGGTCTGCGCTGAGCGCGCCGCTGAATACCAGAAATTCGTCCAGGTCGGCGCGGAAGCCTTGGTCTCCGCCGTCCTGTTCATAGGAGGTGCCCACATAATGCAAGTTGCCTGAAGGTTGCAGAGAGATGCTGTCCGTATAGGCCCCGTCGATATAAAGATCGCTTTGGCCGCTGCTGGCGATCAACGCAAGATGGTGCCAGCCGTCGGCCAGCGTCGAAAATCGGAAGCTGCCCGTTGCCGAACTGGACTGGGCCCATCCGCCCCAACGGTAACTGCTGTTTCGATCGACCCACATCAAATCGTTGCCGCCTCCGGCCATGGCGCCCAGCACATGATACCGCGATCCCTCCGTGTGGGTGAAGGGCATGCGGAACCAGGTGGCGACCGTCCAGTCGCCGGTCATGGGAACGTCCGTGTCGGCCAAAAAGGAATCGTTGGAACGATCCGCCATGGCGGCCCTGCCGACCACGCCCGCCGGTTCGCTCTCGACCGTTCCCTGGGCCACGAGATCGTAGTTTCCCTGGGTGTCATCGGCCGGCGGGGACGCCCCCTCATAGTCGCATTCGTCGAAACGCCACTCGGCGAGAGGCGTCGGCAGCGCGCAAGGGTCGGTTTCGTTCATCAGTTCGGTGACTTGCGCTTCGGTCAGGGCGCCGTCATAAATCCGCACCTCGTCGATGCTGCCGTAAAAACGGCGTGCCGATAGCTCCCCGCCGCTGGTGGTGTTGATGTCGGTGCCGATATAAAGTGAATTATTGTTGGTCGGCAATGCAGCGCTGTAGGCCTGGCTTGCGACCTGGGCGCCGTTTACGAAAACGCGGGCGCTGCCGTCGGAACGGGAATAGACGAACGCGACATGGGTCCAGGTCCCGACGCTAACCAGGCCGGACGGGGTGGTCAGGCTGCCGCCCTGCCACCACCAGTAAATGGCGCCATTGCTCCGGACGTGAAATTCGGAATTGGTGTCCTTGGAAAGAAAGCAGTAAAGCCCCTCGTTGTGGTCGGCTACGCTCAACGTGTCGGGATAGATCCAGGCCATCATTGTCAGGGCGTCGGGCAGGTCGAAGTCGTTGTTGTCGGGCACCGTCAGGTAGCCGCTGCCGTCGAGCTGGACGCCATCGCAGATCTTGGCGCGCTGATAGGTGACCGTTCCCTGGCTGGAGCCGTTGTGGCCGTTGCCGCTGCTGTCGGTCACGTCGCCTTCGAGGGCGTAGTGGGCGACGGGGTTCGGCATTGTGGACAGGTTGTATTCAATTTCGATATTGTCAAAATAGACTTCGTCATTAGACCCCAAATTTGAAGATCCAAGCATGCGAATGCGAGTATTTGCTGAGATGAATGACGATATGTCATAGACAGCCGACTGGTAGCCGTAATCATTCTGAGGACCGGCGAAAAGATCTAATTCCGACCAGCTCCCGCCACCATCATCGGAGACTTCGATAGTTACATAGTCGTTTGGATTGTCGAGGTCACTGCGGCGATAGTCGAAACTCAATACAGCCGAGATTGCGCCGGACAGGTCAACTTCACGTTGAATGCCTTTGCTGTCTTGAATTTGTAATACCCATTGTGTCCCGTGATCGTTTTGAACCCGAATTCCCCCGGAACTGGGACCGTCGGACTCATTGATTTCAAGCCAGTTCGTTGCCCATGACTGGGTTCCATCGTTGTTGGCGTAACTTCGCACATTGAATTCATCACGAACGGTGTCAGCATTTACTTCGGAAGGGACGGAAATAAATGTGCCGCTCAGCAGCAACAGCATCAAGATCCACGACCATGGCGTCGCCCTGAAAATCCGTTTTGCCGATTCCGGACGATTCTTTTTTCTCATGGCACCGCTCCCGTTACCCGTGAGGAAAGCTGCCGTGAAACATACATGTCGCTGCCGTAGGAATCCCATTCGGCCAGGGAAGTGAGACGATAAACGAGATAGGACTGCCCCCCTTCGGTGAAGGGCCCTTCGGCCTGGCATCCCAGGGTCACGGTGAAGTCGTTGACCGTCAAGGTCGACGAGGTGTTGCAGGCACTGTTGACCACTGCCTGATAGCCGCCCCATTCCAGTCCGGAGCGGGCCGCATGATAGGCCCTGGCCCCTTGCAGGGCCCACAACGAGGTGCGGCTTTGTACTACGCTCAGCGTGATCATGAAAACGCCCAGCACCGCCAGCACCAGCAGAATGAAAATCGCGGTGACGATGGAAAACCCTTGCCGGGAATCGAGGATTTTCATGGTTCGTTCTCCACATGGACCTGATGCAGCAGGGTGATGGTCTCGCCGTCATCGGTCAGCGTCAACCGCAGGGTCACCATGCCCGAGCGTTGGGGGGTGCCGGGATCGTAGGTAAAAACGCAGGAACTGACATGATTGGCCATCGTGCTGGGCGATACGCCTGGCAGGCTGCTCTGGGAGGTTGAAATGGTGTAGCCCGCATAGCGTTCCAGGGTTCCGGCCGAAGCGTCGAAAACATAGCTGACCGGTTCGTCCACCAGATAAAACCGCTGATAGGGGGACGAAAAGGGGAAGGGATCGCCGGGGGAAAACTGGATGGAGGAGAGGGTGCCGCCCGAGACCGTCCGCCGGTTATCGCCGGAGTAGGCATTGCCGGCGCTGCCGGTGGCGGTCAGGTTGTAGACGACGAGCATGCTGCCGGTGTCGGGCGTATCGGACAGCGTACCGAGCACATCGAATCCGTCGGTGTCCGATTGGGTAAAATCCAGGATATTGCCCGGTCCCCGGGCCCGATAGCGGCCGCCGTCCGTGGTGGACAGCATTTCGATCCACTGCCCGCCGGAGGCAATGCGGATGCTGTTTGGCAGGGCTTGGCGGATATCGCGCTGCATGCGGCGCAGGGCGTTTTCGGCGGCATCCACCAGGGCCGTTCGCCGCGCAAGATCGACATAGCCTTCGACGGGCCGGGAAATGAACAGGCCCCCCATGGCGGCCAGAATGCCGATAATCACCATCACCACGATCATTTCGATCAGGGTGAAGCCGCGTTGGGAAGATGTTGGTGGGCACCGTTGCTTCATATTTAGGGTTTCGTCAGTAATTGGTCCGGTAACCGCTCAACGTCAGGTCGATGTCGGCCGGGTGGCTGACCCGTACCGTCACTTTCTTGCAGGCGACGCCGCTCAGCACGGCGCCGGCGACATCGACGGTGACCGTATAGTTCTCCAGGCCGGAGATGGCGCTCCCGTTCTGGTCCCTGGCGCCCGTATCGGCCAGACCGTCGTAGTCGTCTACGTCATCGAACAGGCTGCGCAGCGACTCGCCGCTGCTGCCGTCCGGATCGCTGTAGGCATGCAGCAGTACCTCCTCCAGGTAGGATTCGGCAATGGCCACCGCCTGGTGCTGAAGCATGGGATCGGCGCTGTGCCAGATGGTGTAGTTCATCACCATCAGCACGCCGCCCAGGGCGATGGACACCACCACCATGGAGATAATCAACTCCACCAGGGTGAAGCCCTGATCGTTTTTCCGGCGGACGACCCGGTTCATAGGTCCTCCACGTAGCCGCTTTCCCCATTGATGCGGAAGCTGCGGCCGTTCACGGAAACCGTGACGCCGCCCGGCGTCGCCCGTCCCAGGCTGTCGAAAACGACGGCCGAAGATGTGGCGGAAAGGGTGACGCCGGAAGGTGCGGTGGCGGCAAACGCGCTGCCGCTGTCCTCGGGGCGGGAAACCGACCGGCTGAAGGTCCCGCTGCCGCAACTCTGCCGCTGGTACAGGGCGAATCCGTTGCCGGAGAAGATTACCTGCACCGAACATCCGCTGGCCACGGCCAGCTTCTGCCCGTAGCGCGCCGCACCGGCCGTCTCGTTATAGAACCCCCGGCTCCTGAAGGCCACGGCGTCGAACATCCGCGGAATCGCCACCACGGCCAGGATGCCGATGAGAAGAATTACCGTTACCAGTTCAATCAGGGTATATCCTCGCATGCGGTCTTTCCCATCGAACGGACAGGCAAAGGCGGGGCAAACCCCTTGCCGGGGCCGGCCGCCAGCCCTGCCATTTGTTGTTTTCTTATTGACGGGAGCCTGCACGGAATCAATAAACCGATTAGCAACCGGTCGTGTCCACGGTTACCACGCCTGTAGTTCCGTCATAAACGGCTTGACATGTTCCGCTGGCGGTGCTTTCCGGCTCAAAGGTCGCGGTACCCGTACCGTAAGTAATCGTATAGCCGTCGGTGCTTTGCAAAGCGGCACCGATACCGGCTGCCGTGGCCACGGGAATTCCGGTCGAGGCGTTGCACGTTACTGCAGTCCCATCCATGGTAACCGTTGTTGCAGTGGCATTGCCGTCGGCCATGTATTGCGCCCGAGCCAGGGCCACGGCGGCCCGCACGGACCCGGCACAGGCGTTCACCGTAGCGGCCCGCGCATCGGAGGTGACGTCGATAAAGCGGGGCAAGGCAAAGGCGGCCAGGATCCCCAGCACCACGATCACCACGATAAGCTCGATCAACGTAAAACCTTTCTGATTGTTCATTTTTCAATTCTCCTTTGATAAAATTGCGTTAGTTGCCCGGATTCCACCCAGGCCGAAACCCGTTTCCATTTCAACGACCTTCCACGCGACATGCAGCCGTTTTTCAATTCACCGCATCTTTTCCGCCGACGGTCCAGCTACCGTCGTCCAGAATGTTTACCGTCAGTTTACTTGAACCGTTTTCCCTGACCACTTCCAGCCGCATTCGCGGCGGGCCCCGCAAGTTGGACCGGAAATAGCGCACGCAACGCACCCGGTAAACCAGTTGCCGCTTGCCGGTATCGAAATACCAGCCGCCGCCGGCTACGGCGGCCGGGTCCGGCCGGTCCAGTCGGCCCACATAGCCGGCCGGCAGCAATCCGAACTGCTTGTTGTAGATCGCGGCCGGGTCATCGCCGGGGGCCACGTCTTCGGGTCGGACCACCGATTGCAGCAGGACCGCCGCCTGCATGGCCATGACCGTGGACTGGAAATTCCGGCGTTCGATTTCCGCCTGAATCCGTCCCATGCGGTTTAAAAACATCCCGCCCAACACGGCGACGATGCAGAACAATAACC
This window of the uncultured Desulfosarcina sp. genome carries:
- a CDS encoding type II secretion system protein gives rise to the protein MKQRCPPTSSQRGFTLIEMIVVMVIIGILAAMGGLFISRPVEGYVDLARRTALVDAAENALRRMQRDIRQALPNSIRIASGGQWIEMLSTTDGGRYRARGPGNILDFTQSDTDGFDVLGTLSDTPDTGSMLVVYNLTATGSAGNAYSGDNRRTVSGGTLSSIQFSPGDPFPFSSPYQRFYLVDEPVSYVFDASAGTLERYAGYTISTSQSSLPGVSPSTMANHVSSCVFTYDPGTPQRSGMVTLRLTLTDDGETITLLHQVHVENEP
- a CDS encoding type II secretion system protein; this encodes MNNQKGFTLIELIVVIVVLGILAAFALPRFIDVTSDARAATVNACAGSVRAAVALARAQYMADGNATATTVTMDGTAVTCNASTGIPVATAAGIGAALQSTDGYTITYGTGTATFEPESTASGTCQAVYDGTTGVVTVDTTGC
- a CDS encoding prepilin-type N-terminal cleavage/methylation domain-containing protein, which translates into the protein MNRVVRRKNDQGFTLVELIISMVVVSIALGGVLMVMNYTIWHSADPMLQHQAVAIAESYLEEVLLHAYSDPDGSSGESLRSLFDDVDDYDGLADTGARDQNGSAISGLENYTVTVDVAGAVLSGVACKKVTVRVSHPADIDLTLSGYRTNY
- a CDS encoding LamG domain-containing protein, with protein sequence MRKKNRPESAKRIFRATPWSWILMLLLLSGTFISVPSEVNADTVRDEFNVRSYANNDGTQSWATNWLEINESDGPSSGGIRVQNDHGTQWVLQIQDSKGIQREVDLSGAISAVLSFDYRRSDLDNPNDYVTIEVSDDGGGSWSELDLFAGPQNDYGYQSAVYDISSFISANTRIRMLGSSNLGSNDEVYFDNIEIEYNLSTMPNPVAHYALEGDVTDSSGNGHNGSSQGTVTYQRAKICDGVQLDGSGYLTVPDNNDFDLPDALTMMAWIYPDTLSVADHNEGLYCFLSKDTNSEFHVRSNGAIYWWWQGGSLTTPSGLVSVGTWTHVAFVYSRSDGSARVFVNGAQVASQAYSAALPTNNNSLYIGTDINTTSGGELSARRFYGSIDEVRIYDGALTEAQVTELMNETDPCALPTPLAEWRFDECDYEGASPPADDTQGNYDLVAQGTVESEPAGVVGRAAMADRSNDSFLADTDVPMTGDWTVATWFRMPFTHTEGSRYHVLGAMAGGGNDLMWVDRNSSYRWGGWAQSSSATGSFRFSTLADGWHHLALIASSGQSDLYIDGAYTDSISLQPSGNLHYVGTSYEQDGGDQGFRADLDEFLVFSGALSADQIQSIYQLQSAGLNLDGTTRAEILCDAAIDHYEIVHDSTALTCVPETVTVRACVDADCTELYADDITIDLSPTGWVGGDSQTLSAGSGSFRLRHTTPETVTLSVSSQDPAADNAVQCIDGSGGSSCDLTFYEAGFIFDVPDMTSCSQEENISIAAVRADATAEHCIGDDSFADTTRSVYFWSSYQEPSTGTRTVSVNGSAVAGASPGTAVTLSFDSQAESLIAVSYDDAGRVGLSARFTGTGDEAGLTLVGSDSFVAVPDHLVVTATTDGTTALDNTTNEGDPHWPAGEDFFVAVSGVCADGSVTPNFAATTNFTVAGADPAPGVFSGGPLAQSDYSSGTATGTAAYSEVGTVTLQAEVTDYLGTGIDISGTAVVGRFTPYSFSAALNSPEFAPACTTGGFTYIGQSFTYTVYPTITVTALNKDGDVTENYTGDWWKIADATLTDKTYTAETGTLDLSSLPAGDPSISDLGGGTGLLTFSDGGGISFVRNDTPDAPFDAEISLSINVLDADGIAATANPVTFGDASAGNGIAFSGDGKQMFWGRLTLQNAYGSERVPLAMPFRAEYYDGTAFVTNTLDDCTSVALNLISLSNGSGTVTADNPITVGTGSSSASLSDPFAAGDGGLVFSAPGSEGYIQVQVDLSSFPWLQYDWDGDGTQEGPSARATFGIYKGSQHHIYLRETYR
- a CDS encoding GspH/FimT family pseudopilin, whose protein sequence is MRGYTLIELVTVILLIGILAVVAIPRMFDAVAFRSRGFYNETAGAARYGQKLAVASGCSVQVIFSGNGFALYQRQSCGSGTFSRSVSRPEDSGSAFAATAPSGVTLSATSSAVVFDSLGRATPGGVTVSVNGRSFRINGESGYVEDL
- a CDS encoding DUF4136 domain-containing protein, giving the protein MKYTWIITLAVVLIAGCSGIQVSQDYDPATGFGSLQSFRWEAKVQESTGDPRLDNPLRDSRIRSAVERVLKEKGFAASEGEESAFLVRYRDVLNKKLESAGGIGFGIGSYGRHGGVAIGTGNNLRETEDASLIIDFLDPESKALLWRGTGTQRFKEYDDPTKASRDINQLVEKILDQFPPKT